The segment GGCTCCGCTCCGGCCGCTGTCGTCGTACCTCGAACATCCTCGCGATACTCATGCCCACGGTCCGCGCGGTCCAGACATCTGCGGACGCCTACGATGCTCATGGCGTCCACGCGGTCCACGACAGGGAGCACAGACATGGCCATGGTCCACAAGTACGACCTCACCGTCACCTGGACCGGCGCCGCCGGTGGCGGCACGGACTCGTACCGCTCCTACGACCGCGCCCACGAGGTCACCGCGGACGGGCCGCCGCCGCTGTCCGGCAGCGCCGACCCGCACTTCCGCGGCGACCCCTCCCGCTGGAACCCCGAGCAGCTCCTCCTGGCCGCGCTCTCGCAGTGCCACATGCTGTCCTTCCTCTCCCTCTGCTCCCGCGCCGGCATCGTCGTCACCGCCTACACCGACCACGCCCACGGCACGATGGCCCAGACCCCCGACGGCGGCGGCCACTTCACCGAGGTCGTCCTGCGCCCGCAGGTCCGGGTCGCCGACCCGGAGATGGCCGGCCCGGCCGCGGAGCTCCACGAGAAGGCCCACCAGGTCTGCTTCATCGCCAACTCCGTCAACTTCCCGGTGCGGCACGAGCCGGTGGTGACCGGCGAGGCCCCTACCGAAGCCCCTTGAGCACATTGCCCTCCGTGCTGAGGTAGTTGTCCGTGTAGTCGAAGCGCGAGGCCTTGGCGAAGAGCAGGTAGTAGTACTTCATGTTCTCGCTGTACCAGTACCCCGGCGTCAGGTCCCCGAGCCGCATCGGACTGGCCGTCACGTCATCGACGACGGTGTAGCCGTTGGCGACCTTGCAATGCCGCTTCTGCCTGCTGTACAGGTCCCGTGCCCGCGCGCGGTAGCGGTCCTTGCCGGTGGCCAGCCACAGGAACAGACATGAGTCGGCGTACTCCGGACGCAGCGGATAGGCGGGATTCACCGCCTTCATCGTGCGGTAGTCCAGATACTCCGGCGGCAGCCGGAACTTGCCCAGCACCGCCGTCCACGCGTCGTGGTACCGCTCCCCGTCGGCGAGGTGCCCGCTCTGCGCGAGCAGTCCCGCGTAGAAGGCGGTCAGCTCCGACTGGTTGTGGCCGGTCGCCTTCCCGGTCGTCATGTCGGCCTGACGGAACCACAGGCGGCCGGCCCGCCGCTCCGCGAGCCGCTTGAGCACGGCGGCCGTCAGCTTGTCGTACCAGGCCTTGAGATCGTGGTCGCCGAACAGCGTCCAGCCGTCCCACAGATACTCGTAGAACGAGTCCACCGGCGGATCGAGCGTGGCCGTCCGCCCGGCCCAGGCCCCCGTCTCGACGTTCAGTGTCGTGCCGACCAGGTCGATGCGCGAACGCCGGTCGTATACGGCCTTCAGCGCCTTCTTGGCCGCGTCGAAGTACTTCCGGTCCCCCGTGATCCGCGACAGCTCGCCGAACTCCGCGATGCATGTACCGATTTCGGCGAGCGGGGCCTCAGTGCCCCGCACCTCGCCCGTGGACAGATTGACATATCGATAAGGAGCCCCCGTCGGCGAGCGGTGGAAGGCCGGCAGCAGCCGGTCCGCGAGCTCGCGGGCCCGGTCCAGGAGCATCCGGTCCTTGGTGGCGGCGTAGGCGGAGAGCAGCCCGCCGACCAGCCGGATGATCGCCTCGAAGACCTGCACGGGGGCGTTCTGGTCGAGCCGCAGGTCGTTTCTGACCCACTCCACGCCCGCGTTCAGCTCGCTGTCCAGCTCCATCAGATACAGGGTGTCCAGCGCCTCGATGATCGTCAGCCCCAGCGTCCCGCCCGGAATGAAGAAGTCCGACCCGCTACCGCTCACCGGCCGCAGCTCGTCCCGCCCCCACGCCAGCCGCCGGTAGGAGTCCCACGCCGTACGGAACTCCTTCACCACATCCGCCCCGAGGGCCGGATACGGATCCGGGGCCGCCGCCGAGGCCGTGCCCGCGGCCGTCCCTGCCATGGCCACGGCAGGCGTGATCGAGGCGAGCCCGCCGATCATCCTGCGCCGGGTGAGTCCGCCGGGGCGCGCGTGATTCGTCATGCCGTGTGAACCGCGTTCCCCCGCGGGGCGTTACGGGGTACCTCGGGAGACCTCCCCGTCCCAGACTGCGACGGCCGTGCGGTCGTCCGCGTAGCCCTTGACCCGGGTCTGCGCGTCGCCGAGGAAGCCCGCCAGCCCCGGCGGCTCCGCGGAACCCCAGCGCCGGACGAGGTGTGCGGCCAGCGCGGGTTCGCCCCGCAGCGGCTCGGCGAGGCCGCCGCTGCACAGCAGCAGCGTGTCGCCGGGCCGGGCTACGGACGCGCGGAAGCGGAACCGTATGGCGGGCTCGCCGGGATTCCCGGGGATCCGGTCCTGCGGTTCCGGCTCTACGGCGTCGGCCGGGTCGCCCTCGCCGGGGTCGGGGTCGAGGTCCTGCCATTCGCCGTCGCGGATACGGAAGAGGCCGCCGTCGCCGGCGCCGAAGAACAGCCGGGTGCGGCAGGCCGGGTCGACGGGCAGCAGCAGGCAGCGCAGGGCGGCGCTGTACTCGGCCGGGTCGAGGCCGAGGTCGGCGCCACGGGCCCGCAGGCGGCCGTAGCAGCGGTCGGTGAGCCGGTGGAGGCCGGACTTGAGGGAACCGCGCCGTGAGGCCCGGATGTCCTCGGCCAGCCGGACGTGGCTGCGCCCGACCGCTCCCGCGATCCAGTGGCACGCGTCGGCCGCCGCCCGGTGCGCGGCCTCGGCGGCCCGTGGCCCGCTGGCCATGGCGAGCAGCAGCAGCGCGTCGTCGCCGGTGCCGAAGCGGGCCGCCAGCAGCGAGTCGCGCCTGGGCTCGCCGCGATAGCGGGCGGAGTCGCCCCGCACGGAGGCGGTGCGTACGGTCAGCGAGCCGTACCGCGCGCCGTCGAGGACGGTGTCCGGCACGAGGTCGCCCAGATTCTCCGGGTCCGCCGGCGGCCAGGCGGTCGGCTCGGCGTCGTAGGTCGGCGGCCGGTCGCCCACGTGGACGGGCTCGGGCTCCGGCTCGGGCTCCTGGAACGGCGGCTCGGCGGCGGCCCACCCCGGCGGAAGGCCGGGCGGCGCGGGCCAGTTCACCTCGCCCTCACCGGAGGTGGTGGGCTCGGCGGGGTCGCGCCGCAGGTGCAGCGTGTCGGGCGGCTCCCGGAACGGGGCCTGGGCGGGGATGTGGGGCGGGGCTTGGGGCGGCGCTTGGGGCGAGGTTTGAGGCGAGGCCTGGGACGGCACTTGGGGCGGGGCCTCGCCGAGGGCACCCAGGGCGGAGGCGTAGCGGTCGTCGACCGTGTCGCCCGGGTCTTCCGCCGCCGATGCCGGCGGATCGGCCGGTCCTCCGTACAACTGCCGCCACCACTCGTCTTCCTGGCCTTGATGACGGGTCGTATCCCCCTGCTGGCTCATGCCCTTATTGTCCACCGCGACACGCGCCGGGAAACAGCGAACACGCACACCAATGGCCCGACGGGCGGCCCGCCCCCTCCGCAGGCCGCTCCGTCGGACGATCCCGTGAGAAACCTTGCCAGGACATGGGTTCGAGCAGAGATGATGTCCGCGGCGGAATTCCGCCATGGCTCGTTTCCGCCATCCCATATCGGCATAAGGCCTGGAAGGGGTATTCGTGCTCGGCGCCATAGGACTCGACGAGGACCAGGAGTCGGCGTACCGCGCCCTGGTGGGGCTCGGGGCCGCCGAGGTCACCGACCTGTCGCACCGGCTCGGGCTGCCGGAGGACGTCACCGCGCGCGCTCTGCGGCAGCTCGAACGCCAGGGCCTGGTGGCCAGATCCTCCTCCCGCCCGGGCCGCTGGGTGGCCGCTCCCCCGGCGGTCGCGCTGGGCGCGCTGCTCACCCGGCAGCGGCACGGCCTCGAACAGGCCGAGCTCGCGGCCGCCCTGCTCGCCCAGGAGTTCCGTGCGGAGGCCGAGGAGCCGAAGGTGCACGACCTGGTGGAGGTCGTGACCGGCGCGAGCGCCGTCGCCAGCCGCTTCATGCAGCTCCAGCTCGGCGCGGAGAAGGAGGTCTGCGCGCTGGTCACCGGCAATCCGGTGGTCGTGACCGGCATGGACAACAGCGCCGAGGAGCAGGCCGCCGAGCGCGGCGTCTCCTACCGGGTGGTCGTCGAGCGCGAGGTCATCAACGCCACGACCGGGCTCACCGAGCTCAGCGCGGCCCTCGGACGGAACGAGGAGGTACGGGTCATCGACCGCGTACCCACCAAGCTCGTCGTCGCCGACCGCGCCCTCGCGATGGTCCCGCTGGCCGGCGCCGCCGCCGGCGGCCCGTCCGGGCCCGCCGCCCTCATCGTCCACGCCAGCGGCCTGCTGGAGTCCCTGATGGCCCTGTTCGAGGCCGTCTGGCGCGAGGCCCTGCCCCTGCGGCTCGACCCGGACGGCCTGCCCAAGGAGGCCGGGCCCGCCGGGCCGGACAGCATGGACCTGCAGATCCTGTCCCTGCTCCTGGCCGGCCTCACCGATGCCAGCGTCGCCAAGCAGCTCGACCTGGGCCTGCGGACCGTCCAGCGGCGCGTCCAGCGGCTCATGGAGATCACCGAGGTCTCCACCCGCCTCCAGCTCGGCTGGCACGCGTACGACAGGGGCTGGGTCGCCCGATAAACCGGGGGGCGGGGCGGCCCCGCGTCCGGCACAGTGGGCACATGGGGACCGCACAGGTGTGCCTGGTCGGCGCAGTGATGCTGCTCGGCCTGCTGGGCGTGCTCGTGCCGGGCATCCCCGGGCCGCTGGTGTGCTGGGCCGCCGTCCTGTGGTGGGCCGGCGAGGAGCACACCCCCCTGTCGTGGGGCGTTCTCGCCGCCGCGACGGGCGTGCTGCTGCTCAACCTGGTGCTGAAATGGCTCCTCCCGGCCCGCTCCATGCGCGCCGCCGGGGTGTCATGGCGTGCCCTGTTCACCGCCGGAGCCGTCGCCATCGCCGGCTTCTTCCTGGTGCCGGTCATCGGCGCGCCCATCGGCTTCGTGGGCGGGCTCTACGCCTTCGAGCGCGTCCGCCTGGGCAGCCACGGCGGCGCGTGGTCCTCCACGCGGACCGCTATGCGGGCGATCGGGTTCGGCATGCTCATCGAGCTCTTCGCCTGCCTGCTGGTCGCCGGCGCGTGGCTGGGCGCGGTCCTCGGCGGCTGACCCACGGGTGTTGCGGTGGGGCACCCTACAGCCTTCACCTGCCGCATGTCCGAGATCCGTAACAGAGGGATCCTTCCTGCCCCCGCATCCGTCCTTCCATGCGCTGGACCGGTAATTTCCGCGCACCTGGGAGCGAAGCGACATGGCAGGACTGACCGTCACACGGGGGACCCGCGAGCGAATAGTGATGGTGACGGCGGTCACCAGCGTGGCCGGGCTGGCCGCGCTCGCTTCCGTCTGGACCGCTCACGCGCATCCGGTAGCACGGGGCACGGCGACGGCCGCCCCGCACACGTCGGCGTCGAAGTCGAAGCCGAAGCCGAAGCCGAAGTCGTCAGGGAAGCAGTCGGAGCCTTCGAAGCCGATCCCGGGGCAGACGTCGGTCCCTGACGCGTCGTTGCCCGCGCCGCGCGTGAGCATGGACATCGCGCACGCCTCCGACAAGGGCGCGCACGCCGTCAACATCACGATCGACGACGGGCCGGACCCGGTGTGGACGCCCAAGATCCTGCGGGTCCTCAAGGAGAACGGCGTGAAGGCCGTCTTCTGCATGATCGGCCCGCAGGCCGCCGCCCACCCGGAGATCGTTCGGCAGGTCGTGGCGGCCGGGCACCGGCTGTGCGACCACACGGTCTCGCACGACACCACCATGGCCACGAAGTCCCGCGCCTACCAGTCCAAGGAGGTCCTGGACGCCGAGCAGATGATCGAGGCAGCCTCGGGCGGCGTGAAGCCGCTCTACTACCGCGCTCCCGGCGGCGCCTTCACCCCGTACAGCCGGCAGATCGCCGCCGCCCGGGCGATGCGGCCGCTCGGCTGGAACGTGGACTCCAAGGACTTCGACCGGCCCGGGGCGGCGGCCCTGGTCGCGACCGTCAAGAACGAGCTCCCCAACGGCCCGACGGTCCTCTTCCACGACGGCGGCGGCGACCGGGGCCAGACGGTGGCCGCACTGCGCCAACTGCTGCCCTGGCTGAAGCAGCACGGGTACTCTTTCGGCTTCCCGGTGCGGTGAGGGTGAGAGCGCTCTCACCACGCCTGCGCAGCGGTTACGCTGTCCTCGTCACGGATCCCGACGAGGAGCCCTCCTTTGACCGACCGCGCAGCCACCGGCCCCGCCGCGCCCCGTCCGACCCTGGAAGCCGTCGCCGAGCGGGCCGGTGTGTCACGGGCCACCGCGTCCCGCGTGGTGAACGGCGGTGCGGGGGTGCGCGCCCCGCTCGTGGAGCGGGTGCGCGAGGCGGTCGCGGAGCTGGGCTACGTACCGAACCAGGCGGCCCGCACCCTGGTCACCCGGCGCAATGACGCGGTGGCGGTGATCGTGGCGGAGCCGGAGACCCGGGTCTTCACGGACCCGTTCTTCGCGGAGCAGCTGCTCGGCATCAGCCGCGAGCTCACCGCGCACGACTCACAGCTCGTCCTGCTCCTGGTCGAGGGCCCCGAGGACTACGACCGCGTCGGCCGCTACCTCGCCGGCGGCCACGTCGACGGGGCGCTGGTCTTCTCGCTGCACGCCGACGACCCGCTGCCCGGCATCATCCGCCGCATAGGCCTGCCCACGGTCTTCGGCGGCCGCCCCGGCTGGCCCGGCTCGGAGGGCGACCGCAGCATCCTCTACGTCGACTCCGACAACCGGGGCGGCGCCCGCGACGCCGTACGCCACCTGGTCGCCCTCGGCCGGACCCGCGTCGCCACGATCACCGGCCCGCTGGACCAGACCGCCTCCGTCGACCGCCTCGACGGCTACCACGACATCCTTCTGGACACCGACCCCCGCCTCATCGCCGAGGGCGACTTCTCCGCCCCCGGCGGCGAGCGCGCCATGGCCCTGCTGCTGAGCCGGGCCCCGGACCTGGACGCCGTCTTCGTCGCCTCCGACCTCATGGCGTCGGGCGCCCTGCGCGTGCTGCGCGAGCGCGGCCTGCGGGTCCCGGAGGACGTGGCCGTGGTCGGATTCGACGACATGGCCACGGTCGCCGAGGCCGCCGAACCGCCGCTCACCACCGTCCGCCAGGACATCGAGGGCATGGGCCGCCTCATGGTCCGCCTGCTGCTGCGCGGCCTGGAGTGGACGGACGACGCGGCGGCGGGCGGCCGCCCGCTGTCCTCCGTGGTCACCCCTACCCGGCTGGTGAGGCGCGCGTCGGCGTGAATGAGTAGGCGTACTCATGCCACGGCCCGGCCCCGACCGCCACGCTTTCCGGCATGACAACTCTCCCCACCCGGCGAACCGTTCCGGCGTTCGCGGCCGCCTTCGTCCTCGCGGTCCTCCTCGTCTCGGGCCTGCGGCCGCTCGACCGCCCCACCTGGGTGCTGGAGACCTTCTGGATCGTCCTCGGCCTCCCCGTGATCGTCGCCCTGTGGCGCCGCTTCCCGCTCACCGACCTCCTGGTCTGCCTGCTCGCCGTCCACGCCCTCGTCCTGGCCACCGGCGGTCACTACACCTACGCCGAGGTCCCCCTCGGCGACTGGCTCAGGGACACCTTCCACCTGTCCCGCAACCCGTACGACCGCATCGGCCACCTCATGCAGGGCTTCGTCCCCGCCATCCTCGTCCGCGAGCTGCTCGTCCGTACGTCCCCGCTGCGCGGCAGCCGCTGGCTCGCCCCGCTCACGGTCTGCGCCTGCCTCGCCTTCAGCGCCTTCTTCGAGCTCCTGGAGTGGTGGGCCGCCCTCATCGGCGGCCACTCCGCCGACGCCTTCCTCGCCACCCAGGGCGACATCTGGGACACCCAGTGGGACATGTTCTGCGCCCTGATCGGCGCCGTCCTCTCCCTCCTCCTGTTCAGCCGCCTCCACGACCGCCGCCTGGCGGCGCTGGCGCGCTAGCGCTTCAGACCTTGCGGGCCAGGATCTGGATCCCCGCCGACTCGTGCCCGTTCATCGTCGCCACCGTGATGTGCCGGGTGGCGGTGAGCTCGAAGCCGTCCAGCAGCGACGGGAACCAGTCCTCCGGGTGATGCCGGCAGACCGCGCCGTCCCCGGTCTCGAA is part of the Streptomyces sp. NBC_01262 genome and harbors:
- a CDS encoding protein phosphatase 2C domain-containing protein, with protein sequence MSQQGDTTRHQGQEDEWWRQLYGGPADPPASAAEDPGDTVDDRYASALGALGEAPPQVPSQASPQTSPQAPPQAPPHIPAQAPFREPPDTLHLRRDPAEPTTSGEGEVNWPAPPGLPPGWAAAEPPFQEPEPEPEPVHVGDRPPTYDAEPTAWPPADPENLGDLVPDTVLDGARYGSLTVRTASVRGDSARYRGEPRRDSLLAARFGTGDDALLLLAMASGPRAAEAAHRAAADACHWIAGAVGRSHVRLAEDIRASRRGSLKSGLHRLTDRCYGRLRARGADLGLDPAEYSAALRCLLLPVDPACRTRLFFGAGDGGLFRIRDGEWQDLDPDPGEGDPADAVEPEPQDRIPGNPGEPAIRFRFRASVARPGDTLLLCSGGLAEPLRGEPALAAHLVRRWGSAEPPGLAGFLGDAQTRVKGYADDRTAVAVWDGEVSRGTP
- a CDS encoding helix-turn-helix domain-containing protein, with amino-acid sequence MLGAIGLDEDQESAYRALVGLGAAEVTDLSHRLGLPEDVTARALRQLERQGLVARSSSRPGRWVAAPPAVALGALLTRQRHGLEQAELAAALLAQEFRAEAEEPKVHDLVEVVTGASAVASRFMQLQLGAEKEVCALVTGNPVVVTGMDNSAEEQAAERGVSYRVVVEREVINATTGLTELSAALGRNEEVRVIDRVPTKLVVADRALAMVPLAGAAAGGPSGPAALIVHASGLLESLMALFEAVWREALPLRLDPDGLPKEAGPAGPDSMDLQILSLLLAGLTDASVAKQLDLGLRTVQRRVQRLMEITEVSTRLQLGWHAYDRGWVAR
- a CDS encoding DUF456 domain-containing protein, producing MGTAQVCLVGAVMLLGLLGVLVPGIPGPLVCWAAVLWWAGEEHTPLSWGVLAAATGVLLLNLVLKWLLPARSMRAAGVSWRALFTAGAVAIAGFFLVPVIGAPIGFVGGLYAFERVRLGSHGGAWSSTRTAMRAIGFGMLIELFACLLVAGAWLGAVLGG
- a CDS encoding OsmC family protein, whose product is MAMVHKYDLTVTWTGAAGGGTDSYRSYDRAHEVTADGPPPLSGSADPHFRGDPSRWNPEQLLLAALSQCHMLSFLSLCSRAGIVVTAYTDHAHGTMAQTPDGGGHFTEVVLRPQVRVADPEMAGPAAELHEKAHQVCFIANSVNFPVRHEPVVTGEAPTEAP
- a CDS encoding LacI family DNA-binding transcriptional regulator; protein product: MTDRAATGPAAPRPTLEAVAERAGVSRATASRVVNGGAGVRAPLVERVREAVAELGYVPNQAARTLVTRRNDAVAVIVAEPETRVFTDPFFAEQLLGISRELTAHDSQLVLLLVEGPEDYDRVGRYLAGGHVDGALVFSLHADDPLPGIIRRIGLPTVFGGRPGWPGSEGDRSILYVDSDNRGGARDAVRHLVALGRTRVATITGPLDQTASVDRLDGYHDILLDTDPRLIAEGDFSAPGGERAMALLLSRAPDLDAVFVASDLMASGALRVLRERGLRVPEDVAVVGFDDMATVAEAAEPPLTTVRQDIEGMGRLMVRLLLRGLEWTDDAAAGGRPLSSVVTPTRLVRRASA
- a CDS encoding DUF2238 domain-containing protein: MTTLPTRRTVPAFAAAFVLAVLLVSGLRPLDRPTWVLETFWIVLGLPVIVALWRRFPLTDLLVCLLAVHALVLATGGHYTYAEVPLGDWLRDTFHLSRNPYDRIGHLMQGFVPAILVRELLVRTSPLRGSRWLAPLTVCACLAFSAFFELLEWWAALIGGHSADAFLATQGDIWDTQWDMFCALIGAVLSLLLFSRLHDRRLAALAR
- a CDS encoding glycoside hydrolase family 47 protein; its protein translation is MTNHARPGGLTRRRMIGGLASITPAVAMAGTAAGTASAAAPDPYPALGADVVKEFRTAWDSYRRLAWGRDELRPVSGSGSDFFIPGGTLGLTIIEALDTLYLMELDSELNAGVEWVRNDLRLDQNAPVQVFEAIIRLVGGLLSAYAATKDRMLLDRARELADRLLPAFHRSPTGAPYRYVNLSTGEVRGTEAPLAEIGTCIAEFGELSRITGDRKYFDAAKKALKAVYDRRSRIDLVGTTLNVETGAWAGRTATLDPPVDSFYEYLWDGWTLFGDHDLKAWYDKLTAAVLKRLAERRAGRLWFRQADMTTGKATGHNQSELTAFYAGLLAQSGHLADGERYHDAWTAVLGKFRLPPEYLDYRTMKAVNPAYPLRPEYADSCLFLWLATGKDRYRARARDLYSRQKRHCKVANGYTVVDDVTASPMRLGDLTPGYWYSENMKYYYLLFAKASRFDYTDNYLSTEGNVLKGLR
- a CDS encoding polysaccharide deacetylase family protein, with protein sequence MVTAVTSVAGLAALASVWTAHAHPVARGTATAAPHTSASKSKPKPKPKSSGKQSEPSKPIPGQTSVPDASLPAPRVSMDIAHASDKGAHAVNITIDDGPDPVWTPKILRVLKENGVKAVFCMIGPQAAAHPEIVRQVVAAGHRLCDHTVSHDTTMATKSRAYQSKEVLDAEQMIEAASGGVKPLYYRAPGGAFTPYSRQIAAARAMRPLGWNVDSKDFDRPGAAALVATVKNELPNGPTVLFHDGGGDRGQTVAALRQLLPWLKQHGYSFGFPVR